The following coding sequences lie in one Spinacia oleracea cultivar Varoflay chromosome 1, BTI_SOV_V1, whole genome shotgun sequence genomic window:
- the LOC110794191 gene encoding xyloglucan endotransglucosylase protein 1 has product MGVSSNGVLVIIVMVVALALSTITSVNGGGNFEQDFEVTFGDGRVKKFWRGQLLTLSLDKVSGSGFRSKREYLFGRIDMQLKLVAGNSAGTVTAYYLSSEGKTHDEIDFEFLGNVSGQPYTLHTNVFTKGKGDREQQFHLWFDPTLKFHTYSVAWTPRMIIFLVDNTPIRVFKNHEARGVGFPKTQPMRIYSSLWNADQWATQGGRVKTDWAKAPFTAYYRNFNVNPNHAAATAAFTDSKWQNQELNAWSRRRLRWVQKYFMIYNYCADAQRFPRGVPVECKMM; this is encoded by the exons atgggTGTTTCTTCAAATGGGGTTTTAGTGATCATAGTAATGGTGGTTGCACTAGCATTGAGCACCATTACTAGTGTTAATGGTGGTGGTAATTTTGAACAAGATTTTGAGGTTACATTTGGTGATGGTAGGGTTAAAAAGTTTTGGAGAGGACAACTTCTAACCCTTTCTCTTGATAAggtttcgggttcgggttttcGGTCTAAGAGGGAGTATTTGTTTGGAAGGATTGATATGCAACTTAAACTCGTTGCGGGTAATTCTGCTGGCACTGTCACTGCTTATTAT TTATCTTCAGAAGGGAAGACACATGACGAGATAGATTTCGAGTTCTTAGGTAACGTAAGTGGGCAGCCTTACACACTTCACACTAATGTGTTTACCAAAGGGAAAGGTGATAGGGAGCAACAATTCCATCTTTGGTTCGACCCAACCTTAAAATTCCACACCTATTCTGTTGCGTGGACGCCCCGTATGATCAT ATTCTTGGTTGATAATACACCAATTAGGGTATTCAAGAACCATGAAGCTAGAGGGGTGGGGTTCCCAAAGACCCAACCCATGAGGATATACTCGAGCTTGTGGAATGCGGACCAATGGGCTACTCAAGGAGGTCGAGTTAAGACGGATTGGGCTAAGGCTCCGTTCACGGCTTACTACCGGAACTTTAACGTAAACCCTAACCACGCGGCTGCAACGGCGGCGTTCACCGATTCAAAGTGGCAAAACCAAGAGTTGAATGCATGGAGTAGAAGGAGACTAAGATGGGTTCAAAAGTATTTCATGATCTATAATTATTGTGCTGATGCACAAAGGTTTCCTCGTGGTGTTCCTGTTGAATGCAAGATGATGTGA
- the LOC110794193 gene encoding protein TIC 22-like, chloroplastic produces the protein MNFPTSSSNHEQPPLSSSPFLPVLQFQQAFTTTCSSFLHNFSSSFTNHLNTHLSNFASTSSFSCKSPAFARIPPLTGNPIKAELQQQQQKQHYGMSNKEIEERLAGVAVFALSNSNEEFVLITGKKSKNSLALFCFKEEDADILLEQLRSMDPGMRRGSSVVPVALNKVFQLKVNGVAFRLIPEASQVKNALKETENAGQSEKNFSGVPVFQSRSLILSSDKRKYRPVFFRKEDLETSLHRASTQQGRLNPAYRKGDIEVAVLEDIIKGMKDDSSGKWDDVVFIPPGFDVSTDPSEDRPSSAK, from the exons ATGAATTTCCCAACATCATCATCCAACCACGAACAACCGCCATTATCATCATCTCCATTTTTACCAGttttgcaatttcaacaagCTTTCACAACAACCTGTTCTTCATTCCTCCACAATTTCTCCTCTTCATTCACTAATCACCTCAATACCCATCTCTCTAATTTCGCTTCTACCTCTTCTTTTTCCTGTAAATCCCCAGCTTTCGCCCGAATTCCGCCATTAACAGGAAACCCCATTAAAGCCGAGcttcaacaacaacagcaaaaacaacaTTACGGCATGTCGAACAAAGAGATTGAGGAGAGATTAGCTGGGGTGGCTGTTTTTGCATTGAGCAATTCTAATGAGGAATTTGTGTTGATTACTGGGAAGAAATCGAAGAATTCACTTGCGTTGTTTTGTTTTAAAGAAGAAGATGCTGATATTCTTCTTGAGCAGTTGAGATCGATGGATCCTGGCATGCGCCGTGGCTCTAGTGTTGTCCCTGTTGCTTTGAATAag GTTTTCCAGCTTAAGGTGAATGGAGTTGCTTTCAGATTGATTCCGGAGGCATCACAGGTTAAAAATGCATTGAAG gaaacggaaaacGCTGGACAGTCAGAGAAAAATTTCTCAGGAGTTCCTGTTTTTCAG TCTCGGAGTTTGATTTTGAGCAGCGACAAGAGGAAATACCGTCCTGTTTTCTTCAGAAAG GAGGACTTGGAAACATCATTACATAGAGCTTCTACGCAGCAAGGAAGGTTGAATCCTGCTTATAGAAAAGGGGATATTGAA GTAGCTGTTCTTGAAGACATAATTAAGGGAATGAAG GATGATTCCTCAGGGAAATGGGACGATGTCGTTTTCATACCACCTGGTTTTGATGTATCAACTGATCCCTCAGAGGATCGTCCATCTTCAGCTAAGTAG